TaattaaactgaattaaatatatttatgacAAATCCTGAGCAAGACTCTTCAAACCATTTTAATAAGAAGAGATCTTAGGAATGCGAATAATCAATTTTCTCATACCGACCCATCAAAGTCTCTCTGACTTTGATATTTCATGTAGCCCACTTGCATGCCCCCCACaggtttgaacatttttcacccgcagacagtcCGTGTCCACCCGTAAGGGAGGTGGTGACTAAGTGTGATCAAAGCTTTACCTGCCTTTTCTGATAAAACACATCTCTTTTGATGATCAAAgttttttcctgtcttgtcaaCTTGTGTTTCTACCTTCTCCAGTTCTTCCGCATCAATCTTTCTCTCCTTTCCAGCTGGACGTTGGTGTTGACGATGAGGAGgatttccctccttttttcagCTCCATTGAATCCCGTCCAGAGGGCCACGCCGGTGATGCTTACCCCTACAGTGAATTGGGTTCCTCCAAGGAGCCGACGTCCAGCACCAGCAGAGATGTGCTGCTGGACGGAGGCCTGATGGAGAAGCCGCCTGGGAATGGTTTTGGGCATCATGAGAACGTGCGAGCGGGGATTCTTCTCGCTGTGGAGAAGCAACGATTGGAGCTGGAGAGGCAACGGCTGGCCATAGAGACCGAACGCCTTTCTGTGGAGAAAGAGCGGCTAGCAGTGGAGAGGGACAGACTCCACCAAGTGGAGGTGGAAAAAGAGCGCCTGCACCTGGAGAAGGAGAGGCTACAGGTGGAAAGAGACCGGCTGAGGCTTCTGCTTGTTGGCCAGTCAGAGCAGATCGACTCATCTTTCAACTTTTCCCAGCAAGGCCCaccatcctcttcctcatcttTGTCCTCCTGTAGCAACCGGCAGGGGGTGAAGGGAAGCAAAGGCTGGATGTCAGTGGTGGATCTGGAGACTGAAAAGATCAACCTGGAGAAGGAGAGGCTTAATCTAGAGAAGGAAAGGCTGCAGTTCTTTAAGTTTGAGAGCGGGAGACTGCAAATTGAAAGAGAACGTCTGCAAGTAGAAAAAGAGAGGATGCAGCTGCAAGACAGTCATTCAGTTAAAGGCTGATATGAACAAGACGAGGAAGACTATGTGACATTATCCCAATGtcttcagcagcagcaagaAGAAAGATTCAGGATGTGCAAACTCTGGATTTGGAGATCAtgcaagtttaaaataaaacaatgtcttTTGATAAAGAGGGAGACATAATTGgtgcaacatttaaaacaagACAAAGCTTTATagttaaaaatacatgtttaccTTTTAGCATACCCCCTCATGGGTCACCACAATGAATCAGTTGTCACTGCTACGATCCATTTTTCTAATCTGAGCAACTGGATCACACCAATATTGTTCGTAATTTTTGTTGGGAGGTTGGGAGTGTGAtgagctgtaaactagcaggagagcatgtgaacagagagctttcagcaaGGGGGAGGAGAAGGTGGGAATAGTTTGCTCCATGGTGACAGTCTTGCCCGCAGAgaggaatttctaatgatcttctgctgctcagcagaaaatatgtccaagaaaacaacacaggtttgattgattttggctaaaaatcgcataatcataattcaaagaccactgggaacacttttaaaataaatcaaaagattatTAGAGAGAGTCTTTAGGTTCAAGAACCATGCAGTgtttatagtaaataaattaaatccaAATGAATGGTAGGTAATGGATTGTAACACACTTTTCATAGAAAGGATCTTTTTATGGAATCGTCgtgattttaatgtttcaaaCTGTATggcacattaaaaacaaaagcaccatGAAAGCCTTTCTAAATTTAGAGTTGTTTCTGGAAACTTGTTCCACCTTTAGGCTTCAGACCAAAATCTATGTTAATGAAGTGCATTTTTAATATGCATGTGGTTGTTAGGAAGCAGGAAggatgttttgttcattttcagtcTGCATgttgcacatttttaatttaatactgTATAAGTAACATTATATGATTGataaataattgattaattattCTCACATGAGGATGTATCTGCATGATTTTAGGACTGAAATAAGAATTATTTTATTGGAAATCAGAAATCCAATTTATATCTATTCACATAGTAAACTTCCACTTTAACAAAAGCCtgctaaaaaaagtaaataataatagataaagaagaacttttaaaacagaaatttaaaacaaaaagtatgaTTTATAACAGATCTTCAGTATTTGTGTAACAGAAGATAATAGAAGGGAAAtagcaaataaagaaaatacttccttcataaaaatgaaatgaagtaataaatgaaagaaagggTCGTGTTCATGTCTGTTTGGAATACACAGAATGAACACAAAGCCATTGTGATTATGAGAgaagtgtttttgttgtgaACAGTTTGTTTcctggctgctgcaggtctttcACATTCATTTCttgtttccttattttttaaCAGGCTCAGTGGACAGAGCGCAAGGCAGCTGAAAACATCAGAATCTGAGAGGATGTACTTTACaattgcattttgtaaaaaTTGGTTTCAGAGAATCTGAACTTTTCTGTGAGGAGAAAACCCATATTCATAACATCTTCAGTGAGCCAATAATAGTAAAAGAAAGGGCAGCTAAACATAATAATGTTGTCATTTATGCTTCACTTTTGATGTCAACAAAATAGGTTAAATGTGtataattgaaaaataaatgttattactgatacactttgttttattgttattattgtgtTCTGATAATTCAATTTTAGtgactattttctttttttcagcaaaagttAATAAATGTTGTCACTTTTTCACATGTTTCTTGTATGATTtgacatttatatatatattacatattTCTGGAGttctgacatttttattgtgCTAAAATAAGACAGAACTAAGATGAGTTCAGAATCAAAAATTCTAATAAGAAAAGTGATGTTCAAATTAGGGTTTTACTacgaaaagagaaaaatcttgaaatcttggcttattttaaattgtattttttctatcgtttttatctgtttattctatttttattcattttattggtgtactttgttttttattttgtatggtaatcttttgtttggtttttggtcactgtacagcactttggaaactgcctgtttgagaaatgtgctattaaaataaagtggattggattggattggcTATCCAATGACAGCCTGcgaaaactgaatcttaagaaagcaAAAACTCTTTTTTCGAGAACAATTGTCTTATTGTAAGAAAAACAATCtaatcaagaaagtttttcaattgcaaaataatcttaatttaagaaaatacctcttaattaaaaaaaaaaaaaaaatcttctcgtACGCTGTTGGCAAAGTTTTTCAAGAGGACCTGGTTGCAGACAACATGGCAACCTGACATCATTAGCTGTAACcggaagtcccccccccccacacacacacacacatattggTTGGAAAATATTCTTTTTGTGGTCCAACAATAATAATTTAACTTGCGACCCTGattaggtttgtttttttaggtttaggTGTCAACACTCCTTACTCAATCGACGTGTATCAGCTGACTGGcatagaaaagcagctttgtgcccgGAGGCAACacttcaaagcagcttttcCCCGACATGCATATGGTGTCTTACATACTGGTGCAAAGCCACAACAgaataccccttgtgctatcttagatgaccccatccttacattgactaTTACTCACTTCTTGCACACTGaacataaaaaagttttaataaaaggtgcTACATTTCTTAATTCTCATAGAATTTCAAGCTAATGATGTCTGGGGACCATCTTGTCTGCAACCTGGCCCCCCGATATTTTTTTGcttatgtaaagaaaaatttTCAACTTTTAAGAATGTTTGACTTGTTTCAAGGGGCCCTGTTTTTGCATTGTGTGAGTCTATGACATCATCTGTTGGACCCTCATACAGGAAAGCCAACAAATTCAGAAGTAACACcaggatgataaaaaaaaaagactctgaAATGAGAGACTTTTCCTAAACTTCCTCAGCTGCcgcacaaagacaaacattcaTTCACAGTAAGGTCATCAAGGCAGGCAGATCAAATTGCAAAgacaagtttattttttccatcctGGGGTTATACTGGTTGTGTGAGATGAAAGCTT
The Oryzias latipes chromosome 13, ASM223467v1 DNA segment above includes these coding regions:
- the msantd4 gene encoding myb/SANT-like DNA-binding domain-containing protein 4 isoform X2, producing MPVKHLKRKRKSNYSVRETQTLISEIHKRREVLFSRQQNTAINELKRRAWEEVAQCVTSLGEGEIRTAAEVKRRYLDWRALMKKKRLKTEISLSSSSPSLTIKTEYDHSSPEHEAASVGSGCDQLLDLSGFPKDWPELETLGEQSEMTPLDVKMEEEIIENRLDVGVDDEEDFPPFFSSIESRPEGHAGDAYPYSELGSSKEPTSSTSRDVLLDGGLMEKPPGNGFGHHENVRAGILLAVEKQRLELERQRLAIETERLSVEKERLAVERDRLHQVEVEKERLHLEKERLQVERDRLRLLLVGQSEQIDSSFNFSQQGPPSSSSSLSSCSNRQGVKGSKGWMSVVDLETEKINLEKERLNLEKERLQFFKFESGRLQIERERLQVEKERMQLQDSHSVKG
- the msantd4 gene encoding myb/SANT-like DNA-binding domain-containing protein 4 isoform X1, with translation MPFNSFPAAKLDFLQVKHLKRKRKSNYSVRETQTLISEIHKRREVLFSRQQNTAINELKRRAWEEVAQCVTSLGEGEIRTAAEVKRRYLDWRALMKKKRLKTEISLSSSSPSLTIKTEYDHSSPEHEAASVGSGCDQLLDLSGFPKDWPELETLGEQSEMTPLDVKMEEEIIENRLDVGVDDEEDFPPFFSSIESRPEGHAGDAYPYSELGSSKEPTSSTSRDVLLDGGLMEKPPGNGFGHHENVRAGILLAVEKQRLELERQRLAIETERLSVEKERLAVERDRLHQVEVEKERLHLEKERLQVERDRLRLLLVGQSEQIDSSFNFSQQGPPSSSSSLSSCSNRQGVKGSKGWMSVVDLETEKINLEKERLNLEKERLQFFKFESGRLQIERERLQVEKERMQLQDSHSVKG